In one Trichlorobacter lovleyi SZ genomic region, the following are encoded:
- a CDS encoding metallopeptidase TldD-related protein: MKEQILQTLHDLRTYALAKQIDAAFFLHEEESCLMRCANSAISLNTNEHLLRLEITAYEGRKRASFELITALGNMAEMRQGVDRAAEMVKHAQALDYQPTMPAFSETFIDESGFDAGLAGITNAARLEFFNQAVAGLEADEITLSGIFSTGVTTLAQITTRSEHCQYFKTTDAQISIVLSHATRKWELLAEQSARQITDLDPSALHRDLAFLLEQYQQDTPCQLALGRYDVVFGSAAIAELIDIMNFIGFDGGSMKRGFSFITGDQVGQKVLSSRFTLSDDPTCLDTFPFQRDFMGMPRKPFPIFANGVFRSFTWSQDDADEFGTAPTGHTVMHKSLVLAGGNTQVSTLKELVDLPHSNDLLYIPSLHYLNIVNPSTGLITASSRFGALLLTKEGSVVVPYNVRITQSLLDIFGNRLAWLSQTQVVSNTSSSYGARNPTAIVVPAFVQVNDLEISHANARGGISAVARYPIQQGDLKMNTQWQRRTVLLFLSLFFISFSNAWGESWNRAVKNSSSQPVTITVDAGHGNVWFTGACTSENGPCTIPPNSQANTKFTTTAGMCNGTFKFKHGTAPECTCRYFGGTQSSAPAVRFSTSTCPPNIKCNIFTTTDQWWGYVEITD; the protein is encoded by the coding sequence GTGAAGGAACAGATTCTGCAAACCTTGCACGACCTGCGCACCTATGCGCTTGCAAAACAGATTGATGCCGCGTTCTTCCTGCACGAGGAAGAGAGCTGTCTGATGCGGTGCGCCAACTCGGCCATTTCGCTCAACACCAACGAACATCTTCTGCGTCTGGAGATCACCGCCTATGAAGGGCGCAAACGGGCCAGCTTTGAACTGATCACCGCCTTGGGCAATATGGCGGAGATGAGGCAGGGGGTGGATCGTGCTGCAGAGATGGTCAAGCATGCTCAGGCGCTGGACTACCAGCCCACCATGCCGGCCTTTTCAGAAACATTTATTGATGAAAGCGGCTTTGATGCCGGCCTGGCCGGGATCACCAATGCGGCACGCCTGGAGTTTTTCAATCAGGCTGTGGCAGGACTTGAAGCGGATGAGATCACGCTTTCCGGGATTTTTTCCACTGGTGTGACCACCCTTGCGCAGATCACCACCCGTTCGGAACACTGCCAGTATTTCAAGACCACGGATGCGCAGATCAGCATTGTCCTGTCGCATGCCACCCGCAAATGGGAACTGCTGGCCGAGCAGTCGGCCCGGCAAATAACTGACCTGGACCCGTCCGCGCTGCACCGTGACCTGGCCTTCCTGCTGGAGCAGTACCAACAGGATACGCCCTGTCAGCTAGCGCTGGGCAGGTATGATGTCGTGTTCGGCTCTGCTGCCATTGCGGAACTGATTGACATTATGAACTTCATCGGTTTTGACGGCGGCTCCATGAAACGCGGGTTTTCCTTCATAACCGGGGATCAGGTCGGCCAAAAGGTTTTATCAAGCCGGTTTACCCTGAGCGATGATCCCACCTGTCTGGACACATTCCCGTTTCAGCGCGATTTCATGGGCATGCCGCGCAAACCGTTCCCGATCTTTGCCAACGGGGTGTTCCGGTCATTCACCTGGTCCCAGGATGATGCGGATGAGTTTGGCACCGCACCCACCGGGCACACGGTCATGCACAAGAGCCTTGTACTGGCCGGTGGTAACACGCAGGTCAGCACGCTCAAAGAACTGGTTGACCTGCCCCACAGCAATGACCTGCTGTACATTCCCTCCTTGCATTACCTGAATATCGTCAACCCCTCCACAGGGCTGATCACGGCCAGTTCGCGCTTTGGCGCGTTGCTGCTCACCAAAGAGGGCTCCGTGGTCGTGCCCTACAATGTGCGCATCACCCAAAGCCTGCTGGATATATTTGGTAACAGGCTGGCCTGGCTCTCCCAAACCCAGGTCGTCAGTAACACCTCCAGTAGTTATGGCGCCCGTAACCCCACTGCGATCGTGGTACCGGCCTTTGTTCAGGTCAATGACCTGGAGATTTCACACGCCAATGCAAGAGGTGGAATCTCAGCAGTCGCTCGTTATCCCATACAGCAAGGAGATCTAAAGATGAATACACAATGGCAACGGCGGACAGTGCTTCTGTTTTTAAGCCTTTTCTTTATCAGCTTCTCCAATGCCTGGGGTGAAAGCTGGAATCGTGCGGTTAAAAACAGCTCAAGCCAGCCCGTAACTATTACCGTGGATGCCGGTCATGGCAATGTATGGTTCACTGGCGCATGTACCAGCGAAAACGGCCCCTGCACGATCCCCCCCAACAGTCAGGCAAACACTAAATTTACGACCACTGCCGGTATGTGCAATGGCACATTCAAGTTTAAACACGGCACGGCACCCGAGTGCACCTGCCGTTACTTTGGAGGCACGCAATCCTCTGCCCCTGCGGTAAGATTTTCCACCAGTACCTGTCCGCCCAACATCAAATGCAACATATTCACCACCACAGACCAATGGTGGGGCTACGTGGAAATCACGGATTAG
- a CDS encoding TldD/PmbA family protein, with the protein MRKQLQEQIERLKTAGASYVDARWYPVEETEHLMIWNGNLKNAAASRESGVGIRVLYQGAWGFSASSDAGNLSALFDKALDNARVAAQRCTFPVHLADKAPVQGTFSSPNRIDPFSIPLADKVGFMKALDDRLNQPGVSQRVCELSFTRKQIVYLDSEGSEIEKRIIEVFPSMQVMGLDSHGETHARTFHPTLDSTTRGWETIDPALFNEQAERIVQEMNAVRVAETCPTDVRSVILLPGIMYLQTHETIGHALELDRILGYELAYAGGSFVRLEDFGTLQYGSPKLTARADATLPNSPGSFGYDDDGVPAQDNLLIDQGLLVGAITGRQMVAEANARAGKTIFKGSGGANRATAFYRAPIERMTNINIDPGTDGSLDEIVRNTEKGIILDGDKSWSIGSNREQFHFAVDIGWLVEDGAITRVVKNATYRGETIPFYNALSAVGDRSTWELLSVNNCGKGQPNQIMQLGHGVPVCRFDQVTIGE; encoded by the coding sequence ATGCGTAAGCAATTACAAGAGCAGATCGAACGGCTGAAGACAGCGGGTGCGTCCTACGTTGATGCACGCTGGTATCCGGTTGAAGAAACCGAGCATCTGATGATATGGAATGGCAATTTGAAGAATGCTGCCGCATCCCGCGAGAGCGGGGTGGGTATCCGTGTCTTGTACCAGGGGGCGTGGGGGTTTTCTGCCTCGTCTGATGCGGGCAACCTCAGCGCGCTTTTTGACAAAGCCCTGGATAACGCCCGTGTGGCAGCGCAGCGGTGTACCTTTCCGGTTCACCTGGCAGATAAGGCACCTGTGCAGGGTACCTTCTCCAGCCCGAACCGGATTGACCCGTTTTCCATCCCGCTGGCAGACAAGGTAGGGTTCATGAAGGCGTTGGACGACCGTCTGAACCAGCCGGGCGTCAGCCAGCGAGTCTGTGAGCTGAGTTTCACGCGCAAGCAGATCGTGTACCTGGATTCCGAGGGAAGCGAGATCGAGAAGCGCATTATCGAGGTGTTTCCCTCGATGCAGGTCATGGGGCTGGACAGCCACGGAGAGACCCATGCACGGACGTTCCACCCCACGCTCGACAGCACGACCCGTGGTTGGGAAACCATTGATCCGGCCTTGTTCAACGAGCAGGCCGAGCGGATCGTGCAGGAGATGAATGCGGTGCGGGTGGCGGAGACCTGCCCCACGGACGTACGTTCCGTCATCCTGTTGCCCGGCATCATGTACCTGCAAACCCACGAAACCATCGGCCATGCGCTGGAACTGGACCGCATCCTGGGCTATGAGCTGGCCTATGCGGGCGGCTCGTTCGTCAGGTTGGAAGATTTTGGCACGCTGCAATACGGTTCCCCCAAGTTGACCGCCCGCGCCGATGCCACGCTTCCCAACTCCCCCGGCAGTTTTGGTTATGATGATGATGGCGTGCCGGCACAGGACAACCTGCTGATTGACCAGGGCCTGCTGGTGGGCGCTATTACCGGGCGCCAGATGGTGGCTGAGGCCAACGCCCGCGCCGGAAAAACCATCTTCAAGGGCAGCGGCGGCGCCAACCGTGCCACTGCCTTTTACCGGGCGCCGATCGAGCGTATGACCAACATCAACATCGACCCTGGCACTGATGGTTCGCTGGATGAGATCGTCAGGAACACTGAAAAAGGGATCATCCTGGATGGCGACAAGAGCTGGTCCATCGGCTCCAACCGTGAGCAGTTCCATTTTGCGGTTGATATCGGCTGGCTGGTGGAAGATGGCGCAATTACCCGGGTTGTCAAGAACGCCACCTACCGGGGGGAGACTATCCCGTTCTACAATGCGCTTTCAGCCGTGGGGGACCGCTCCACCTGGGAGCTGCTCAGTGTGAATAACTGCGGCAAGGGTCAACCCAATCAGATCATGCAGTTGGGGCATGGCGTGCCGGTCTGCCGTTTTGACCAGGTGACCATAGGAGAGTAG